In a single window of the Flavivirga spongiicola genome:
- a CDS encoding acyltransferase family protein — protein MKQVIGKPHQRLYSLDAIRGFDMFWIMGAEGIFHRLSKITNVPVWNVLSNQFNHVEWHGFTFYDLVFPLFLFLAGVSTPFSIGKKIEKGHTKKELLLSIIKRALILIILGVIYNNGLQIRALSEIRFPSVLGRIALAYMFANIIYLYTKQRAQIIWFAALLIGYWILLSFASAPGYPIGDLTMHGNIASYIDSLIVPGKLYLGVHDPEGIVSTIPAIATGLLGIYTGNLLKNTIIENKKKTAIKIATIGAALLIVAQIWNLVFPINKNLWTSSFTLHCGGLSMLLMALFYYIIDVLEYKKWAFFFKVIGMNSILIYMSGRFIDWSYTTNAIFKWLGQMVGEPYNVVVLAFCFVLTQWLFLYILYKGRLFLRV, from the coding sequence ATGAAACAAGTTATAGGTAAGCCCCACCAACGTTTATATTCCCTTGATGCCATTCGTGGTTTTGATATGTTTTGGATTATGGGAGCGGAAGGTATTTTTCATCGTCTTTCAAAAATAACAAACGTCCCGGTTTGGAATGTGTTATCAAACCAATTTAATCATGTGGAGTGGCATGGTTTTACTTTTTATGATTTAGTTTTTCCGTTGTTTCTGTTTCTGGCAGGAGTATCTACGCCTTTTTCCATTGGAAAAAAAATAGAAAAAGGACATACTAAAAAAGAATTGCTATTGTCTATCATAAAGCGAGCATTAATTCTAATAATCTTAGGTGTTATATATAATAATGGACTTCAAATTAGAGCACTTTCGGAGATTCGTTTTCCAAGCGTTCTAGGGCGTATAGCTTTAGCTTATATGTTTGCTAATATTATTTATCTTTATACTAAACAACGCGCACAAATTATTTGGTTTGCTGCATTATTAATTGGTTATTGGATATTATTATCTTTTGCTTCTGCTCCAGGGTATCCTATAGGTGACTTAACAATGCATGGTAATATAGCGTCTTATATAGATTCTTTAATAGTACCTGGTAAACTTTATCTGGGGGTACATGATCCAGAAGGTATTGTATCTACAATACCAGCAATAGCAACGGGACTTCTGGGAATATACACGGGTAATTTATTAAAAAACACCATTATAGAAAATAAAAAGAAAACAGCAATAAAAATAGCAACAATAGGTGCGGCTCTTTTAATAGTAGCTCAAATTTGGAATCTGGTTTTTCCAATTAATAAAAACCTGTGGACAAGTTCTTTTACCTTGCATTGTGGTGGTTTAAGCATGTTATTAATGGCTTTGTTTTATTATATTATTGATGTTTTAGAATACAAAAAATGGGCGTTTTTCTTTAAAGTTATTGGCATGAACTCTATTTTGATTTACATGTCAGGAAGATTTATTGATTGGTCTTATACTACAAATGCCATATTCAAATGGTTAGGGCAAATGGTTGGAGAGCCTTATAATGTGGTTGTTCTTGCTTTTTGTTTTGTTTTGACACAATGGCTATTTTTATATATCCTGTATAAAGGAAGGCTTTTTTTACGTGTATAG
- a CDS encoding IPT/TIG domain-containing protein — translation MKNSIIKYNKLWAFSTLVLTLAFVFSCTEDDAQSGPNDNLGQATVTVYNPDNGKEGAGVIISGTNFSTIASDNKVWFNGVEATVRSVSNTTILTSVPVGATTGSVTVSVKGKEAAAGPDFTVLLPTITALNPVKGGVGETVVLTGANYSTTPEENKVWFNGVEATVSAATATSITVTVPAGATTGTVSVQVKDGTVITGPSFEVTTEVTFEMQLTELNDDVEETVGPSADLTRWPIGYMDLNSSDLELGERDGDFGVQIIGMRYRNVTIPKNATIISAAIQFECDDTGAGPVNLRIHGENVGNSPENTDALFNTSSRPKTTASVLWTVEPWLAAGDRLPAQKTVDLKDIVQEIVNRGDWTANNAMNFIFTQEGANSSTGGDGREAETSKSTGKGATLTIVYE, via the coding sequence ATGAAAAATTCAATTATAAAATACAATAAATTATGGGCATTTAGCACCTTAGTATTAACTCTGGCTTTTGTTTTCTCATGTACAGAAGATGATGCTCAAAGTGGTCCTAATGACAATTTGGGGCAGGCAACAGTTACGGTTTACAATCCAGATAATGGTAAAGAAGGTGCCGGTGTTATTATTTCTGGGACTAACTTTAGTACGATTGCATCAGATAATAAAGTATGGTTTAACGGGGTAGAAGCTACCGTTAGATCGGTAAGTAATACAACCATACTAACCTCAGTACCAGTGGGCGCTACTACAGGTTCTGTAACAGTTTCTGTAAAAGGTAAAGAGGCCGCTGCGGGCCCAGATTTCACAGTACTACTTCCTACTATTACTGCGTTAAATCCAGTTAAAGGAGGTGTAGGAGAAACAGTTGTATTAACAGGAGCTAATTATAGCACCACTCCAGAAGAGAATAAAGTATGGTTTAATGGTGTTGAAGCTACTGTTTCAGCAGCAACTGCTACGAGTATCACAGTAACAGTACCAGCAGGTGCAACAACAGGAACAGTATCTGTTCAAGTTAAAGACGGTACCGTAATTACAGGCCCTAGTTTTGAAGTAACAACAGAAGTTACATTCGAAATGCAACTAACAGAATTAAATGATGATGTTGAGGAGACTGTTGGTCCTTCAGCAGATCTTACTAGATGGCCAATAGGTTATATGGATTTAAATAGTAGCGATTTAGAGCTTGGAGAACGTGACGGAGATTTTGGAGTGCAAATTATAGGTATGCGTTATAGAAATGTAACTATTCCAAAAAACGCAACTATTATTAGTGCTGCTATTCAATTTGAATGTGACGATACAGGAGCAGGTCCAGTAAATCTTCGTATCCATGGAGAGAATGTAGGAAATTCACCTGAGAATACAGATGCTTTATTTAATACATCTTCTAGACCAAAAACAACCGCAAGCGTACTTTGGACTGTAGAGCCTTGGTTAGCTGCTGGAGATCGTCTTCCTGCTCAAAAAACGGTAGATTTAAAAGACATTGTACAAGAAATTGTAAATAGAGGCGATTGGACGGCCAACAATGCTATGAACTTTATTTTTACTCAAGAAGGAGCTAATTCATCTACTGGTGGAGATGGTAGAGAAGCAGAAACTTCTAAATCAACAGGAAAAGGAGCTACTTTAACTATAGTTTACGAATAA
- a CDS encoding purple acid phosphatase family protein, whose protein sequence is MKKNDNNRREFIKDVTKVSALTTIGLMVPTTPVLANNDSSVPEAIKTPHAFLTPPYLQSLTPNSVDIMFITKNRAYSWVLFGEGGLIHKAQTISDGFVTAYNRVNCIKLSNLKPNTTYTYKIISKEIVLFEPYDLKYGTKIETDEFSFKTPALKEEEVKCIIFNDIHDRPESFGELMKVNGEKPFDFALLNGDMFDYQEDEEQIIRNLLTPCTSLFAKSTPFLMMRGNHETRGKFRGELKDYFSYPTNEYYFTFNWGPVHWTILDTGEDKPDGTEVYAGIVNFDAFREKQAIWLEKEMQKSTYKNALYKVVVMHIPPFYSGDWHGTLHCRKIFSPLFEKYKVDMVIAGHTHSYGIHKPDKEHSYPIIIGGGPKNGSRTITNLEANSKKLEISMIDDGGKQVGHYVIKK, encoded by the coding sequence ATGAAAAAGAATGATAACAATAGAAGGGAGTTTATAAAAGACGTAACTAAAGTTAGTGCTTTAACAACTATTGGGCTAATGGTACCAACGACACCCGTTTTAGCTAATAATGATAGTTCTGTACCTGAAGCAATTAAAACACCTCATGCCTTTCTAACACCACCGTATTTACAATCATTGACTCCAAATTCGGTAGACATTATGTTCATTACGAAGAATAGAGCTTATAGTTGGGTGTTATTTGGTGAAGGAGGTTTAATTCATAAAGCTCAGACAATTTCAGATGGTTTTGTAACAGCTTATAATCGAGTTAACTGTATTAAATTAAGCAATTTAAAACCCAATACGACATATACCTATAAAATTATATCAAAAGAAATTGTTTTATTTGAACCTTATGATTTAAAGTATGGTACGAAAATCGAGACCGATGAATTTTCGTTTAAAACACCGGCACTAAAAGAAGAAGAGGTTAAGTGTATTATTTTTAATGATATACATGACAGACCAGAATCATTTGGAGAATTAATGAAGGTTAATGGCGAAAAACCTTTTGACTTTGCATTGTTAAACGGTGACATGTTTGATTATCAGGAAGATGAGGAACAAATAATTAGAAACCTTTTAACCCCTTGCACCAGTTTGTTTGCAAAGAGTACTCCTTTTTTAATGATGCGAGGTAATCATGAAACCAGAGGGAAATTTAGAGGTGAGTTAAAAGATTATTTTTCATACCCTACAAATGAATATTACTTCACTTTTAATTGGGGGCCAGTACACTGGACTATTTTAGATACCGGAGAAGATAAACCAGATGGTACCGAAGTATATGCCGGTATAGTCAATTTTGATGCTTTTCGCGAAAAACAAGCTATTTGGCTAGAAAAGGAAATGCAAAAATCAACATATAAAAACGCCCTCTATAAAGTGGTTGTTATGCATATTCCACCTTTTTATTCGGGAGATTGGCACGGGACATTACATTGCAGAAAAATATTTAGTCCACTGTTCGAAAAATATAAAGTGGATATGGTTATAGCAGGACACACACATAGTTATGGTATTCACAAACCTGATAAGGAGCATTCGTATCCTATTATTATAGGAGGAGGTCCAAAAAATGGTTCCAGAACAATTACAAATCTAGAAGCAAATTCTAAAAAGCTTGAAATAAGTATGATAGATGATGGTGGAAAACAAGTAGGTCATTATGTTATAAAAAAATAG
- a CDS encoding endonuclease/exonuclease/phosphatase family protein, with protein sequence MKTKCFIIVFLAVFAQSITSCAQQKLSVLTFNIWDPNDEPFWGKYGDFPEDDIVIYLSEDKADILLLQEVSLENGRKNQTYQQIKTKLEKKGYIYSAYYKPNYKTGKGDIGYYDGMKNSGYPLAILSKYPILETFANQTDGNIIMSKGVLGIKISFNKEPLYIFNTHFTIGAKGTDAEMEKVTIPFINNIAGNNPVILGGDFNSPSATDYPNSEQTIGEYTYSSTTDQFLLDDGFVDVYPIAVKERGLVKDATCPGQDDYIKRVDRVYSRNTDLYPIKAFVKNNPWEYVNLVDHRGVYIEFKIKKNEPN encoded by the coding sequence ATGAAAACGAAATGTTTTATAATAGTGTTTTTAGCAGTATTTGCACAGTCAATAACTTCTTGTGCCCAACAAAAATTAAGCGTACTTACGTTTAATATTTGGGATCCGAACGACGAGCCATTTTGGGGAAAATATGGCGACTTCCCGGAAGATGATATTGTAATCTATTTATCTGAAGATAAAGCCGATATTTTATTACTACAAGAAGTATCTTTAGAAAACGGGCGAAAAAATCAGACCTATCAGCAAATTAAAACTAAATTAGAAAAAAAAGGGTACATATATTCTGCATATTACAAGCCTAATTATAAAACTGGTAAGGGCGATATTGGTTATTATGATGGTATGAAAAACTCGGGCTATCCATTAGCTATATTAAGTAAGTACCCTATTCTCGAAACTTTTGCGAATCAGACTGATGGCAATATAATTATGAGTAAAGGTGTGTTGGGTATAAAAATTAGTTTTAACAAAGAGCCTTTGTATATTTTTAATACTCATTTTACAATTGGTGCTAAAGGTACGGATGCCGAAATGGAAAAAGTAACCATTCCTTTTATAAATAATATAGCAGGTAATAACCCTGTTATTTTGGGTGGTGATTTTAATTCTCCTTCAGCTACAGATTATCCTAACTCAGAACAAACTATAGGTGAATACACCTATTCATCTACAACAGATCAATTTTTATTAGATGATGGTTTTGTAGATGTTTATCCTATAGCAGTAAAAGAAAGAGGTCTCGTAAAAGATGCTACCTGTCCAGGGCAAGACGATTATATAAAGCGTGTAGATAGAGTGTATTCTCGCAATACCGATTTATATCCAATAAAAGCTTTCGTTAAAAACAATCCTTGGGAGTATGTAAATTTGGTAGATCATAGAGGGGTTTATATAGAATTTAAAATAAAAAAAAATGAACCTAATTAA
- a CDS encoding LamG domain-containing protein: MKKIKYITLVFVFSLLYVGCEVDSHEVVNAYYVQPEAEMLYSNNPKTELPYTADELLALDFNPSKENFYTKDQSVVLKVKTTTKPESVSLINGSTDNRTALTDISEDNGAYIITLNTTVLDLGVEQGKARGLAFEITYPAVSSRGLMVENVTYKVHRLLDPREFKSFTFFDGLVQTFNGIGEKALIDESAVDLSFRYDEDFTVSVWVNSTTDNSDPSILGDKDWGSGGNKGFVFAYRGNSGWKINIGDGAGNRVDISGNAINDGNWHLLTVTFDRDGDAVLYEDLVEIERKDMSAVGNMDSGLPIYVAQDGTGTYGIPYLGMTREVYFHDVAMSKEELLDFYQ; this comes from the coding sequence ATGAAAAAAATAAAATATATCACATTAGTATTTGTATTCTCTCTCTTATATGTGGGATGCGAAGTAGATAGTCATGAGGTTGTAAATGCATACTATGTGCAACCAGAAGCTGAAATGTTGTATTCTAATAATCCTAAAACGGAACTTCCTTATACCGCAGATGAGTTATTAGCGCTGGATTTTAATCCTTCGAAGGAAAATTTTTATACAAAAGACCAATCGGTTGTTTTAAAAGTAAAAACAACAACTAAACCAGAAAGTGTTTCATTAATTAATGGTTCAACAGATAATAGAACAGCATTAACTGATATTTCTGAAGATAATGGAGCATACATTATTACTTTAAATACGACAGTTTTAGATTTAGGTGTTGAGCAAGGCAAGGCCAGAGGTCTTGCATTCGAGATTACATATCCTGCTGTAAGTTCGAGAGGTTTAATGGTGGAAAATGTAACCTATAAAGTCCATAGATTATTAGATCCACGTGAGTTTAAATCCTTTACATTTTTTGATGGCTTGGTACAAACTTTTAATGGCATAGGTGAAAAAGCACTCATAGATGAATCTGCTGTGGATTTGAGTTTTAGATATGATGAAGATTTTACTGTAAGTGTTTGGGTTAATTCAACAACAGATAATAGTGATCCTTCAATTTTAGGTGATAAAGATTGGGGAAGTGGAGGAAACAAAGGGTTTGTTTTCGCGTATAGAGGTAATAGTGGTTGGAAAATAAATATTGGAGATGGAGCAGGTAATCGTGTAGATATTAGTGGTAATGCTATTAATGATGGTAATTGGCATTTGCTTACGGTAACATTCGATAGAGATGGTGATGCCGTTCTGTACGAGGATTTAGTTGAAATTGAACGAAAAGATATGTCGGCTGTTGGAAACATGGATAGCGGATTGCCAATCTACGTTGCCCAAGATGGGACAGGAACTTATGGAATCCCTTATTTAGGAATGACTAGAGAAGTCTATTTCCATGATGTTGCTATGTCTAAAGAAGAACTTTTAGATTTTTATCAATAA
- a CDS encoding beta-N-acetylhexosaminidase, with translation MRSIFYLFIFIILVSSCSEKNKTFLTSEVTLLPKPTTLTLGEESFAFKEGYSVSIESDEQKSAANYLINLIKNTTGFQLELKEEGKALITFSKVEGLEAEGYQLDITPKQIVIKASDAAGYFYGVQSIQQLLSKEVSTETNKEKWLVPSVVIEDAPRFKWRAYMLDESRYFHGETFVKQMLDQMALLKMNVFHWHLIDDAGWRIEIKKYPLLTEVGSKRADSEIETWKSGKTSGVPHSGFYTQEQIKDIVAYAAERNITVVPEFEMPGHSSAAIASYTWLGTAGKDIDVPIKFGRLYDNYDVTKPEVIQFIKDVLTEMFALFPSEVIHIGGDEVGYKVWEESASVQKYMKENGIKTPADLQIDFTNKISQFMEQNGRRMMGWNEIMGVNIHKGFEEKKDDKAAETELAKNVVVHFWKGNLALAQDAAKKGYGIVNSLHSNTYLDYSYKGISLKKAYNFNPIPEGLEEKYHKNIYGLGCQMWSEWTPTNPDVERQTFPRIAAYAEVGWTQLENKDYESFKVALKKIQKHWDSLNINYFKDYEKVEAEIEAARKKKAE, from the coding sequence ATGCGTTCAATTTTTTATCTATTCATTTTCATCATACTGGTAAGTAGCTGCTCAGAAAAAAACAAAACATTTTTGACTTCAGAAGTTACATTACTGCCTAAACCAACAACCTTAACTTTAGGAGAGGAATCTTTCGCTTTCAAAGAAGGTTATTCAGTTTCAATTGAATCTGATGAACAAAAATCTGCAGCGAATTATTTAATTAATTTAATTAAAAACACGACAGGTTTTCAATTAGAATTAAAAGAAGAAGGAAAAGCTTTAATAACATTTTCTAAAGTAGAAGGATTAGAGGCTGAAGGTTATCAATTAGATATAACACCAAAGCAAATAGTCATAAAAGCTAGTGATGCTGCTGGTTATTTTTACGGAGTACAATCCATTCAACAGTTGCTATCAAAAGAAGTTTCTACAGAAACAAATAAAGAAAAATGGCTTGTTCCTTCTGTTGTTATTGAAGATGCACCACGCTTTAAATGGCGTGCTTATATGCTAGATGAGTCTCGCTATTTTCATGGTGAAACTTTTGTAAAACAAATGCTAGACCAAATGGCTTTGCTTAAAATGAATGTGTTTCATTGGCATTTAATAGACGACGCAGGTTGGAGAATTGAAATAAAAAAGTATCCGTTACTTACCGAGGTTGGTTCTAAAAGAGCAGATTCAGAAATAGAGACTTGGAAAAGCGGAAAAACATCAGGAGTACCGCATAGCGGCTTTTATACTCAAGAACAAATAAAAGATATTGTGGCCTATGCTGCAGAGCGAAATATAACGGTAGTTCCCGAATTTGAAATGCCAGGACATTCTAGTGCGGCCATTGCATCATATACGTGGTTGGGTACAGCAGGAAAAGATATAGATGTGCCAATAAAATTTGGTCGTCTATATGATAATTATGATGTGACTAAGCCAGAAGTTATTCAATTTATAAAAGATGTATTAACAGAAATGTTCGCGTTGTTTCCCTCTGAAGTAATTCATATTGGAGGTGATGAAGTCGGTTACAAAGTATGGGAAGAGTCAGCATCGGTTCAAAAGTATATGAAAGAAAATGGCATTAAAACACCAGCCGATTTGCAGATAGACTTCACTAATAAGATATCACAATTTATGGAACAAAACGGAAGAAGAATGATGGGTTGGAACGAGATTATGGGAGTAAATATTCATAAAGGGTTTGAAGAAAAAAAGGATGATAAAGCAGCAGAAACCGAGTTAGCTAAAAATGTTGTAGTACACTTTTGGAAAGGTAATTTGGCATTAGCACAAGATGCAGCTAAAAAAGGATATGGCATAGTAAATTCATTGCATAGTAACACTTATTTAGACTATAGTTATAAAGGTATTAGTCTAAAAAAAGCCTATAATTTTAATCCAATCCCTGAAGGTTTAGAAGAAAAATATCATAAAAATATTTATGGTTTGGGTTGTCAAATGTGGAGTGAATGGACACCTACTAACCCAGATGTTGAACGTCAAACATTTCCAAGAATTGCTGCTTATGCAGAAGTAGGGTGGACACAACTTGAAAACAAAGATTATGAAAGTTTTAAAGTAGCTCTTAAAAAAATACAAAAGCATTGGGATAGCTTAAATATAAATTACTTTAAAGATTACGAAAAAGTTGAAGCTGAAATAGAGGCAGCAAGAAAGAAGAAGGCAGAATAA
- a CDS encoding family 20 glycosylhydrolase: MKKSYLRVLLGLVLCFSCAKQTKTFTKEEISMVPKPTKLVLGEQSFSFSKNTTISISDDTQKMAANYLSDLFKKAVSYNFEIATSNNASIQFLKAENLKPEGYQLEVTPQKIIIKASGAAGYFYGVQTLRQLLPPEIEKSANTQTNNWLVPCVKIEDSPRFSWRGMHMDFSRHFFSINEVKTFLDYMAMYKLNTYHMHLTDDQGWRVEIKKYPLLTEKGAWRVESKQDRECKELAKTDPSYIIDEQHYHERDGRKMYGGFFTQEQIKDIVAYAADRHIEVIPEIDMPGHFKSAIDNYPFLSCTNEAGWGELFSRPACLGKKASYEFVKDILGEIADLFPSKYIHIGGDEVNIQSWKECSHCQKAIKDNHLKDEHELQSFFNRDVEKFLNSKGKKLIGWDEIVEGGLSENATMMWWRNWAPKMRNIAAENGNDIIITPDFEYYFDFKNEATPLEKVYNYEPIPVNFTEAQAKHILGVQANLWSETIPNFKRLQYQAFPRMLALAETGWTSKEDKNLEDFQERMSMQYKRFDALNIQYYIPSVVGLKNKVAFLDKATVALKTPLENMDIYYTLDGSTPSKASTKYTTPIEFLETATLNTIAYRGDIASEIKSALVEKQTYIEPVSVTPNNGGLNRWLGIKKFNIVEAVELPKKPKWETVNQIDAVGYENDDHVSMVFKGYFNAEADGLYEFATKSDDGSLLFIGTKLVVDNGGNHSAILRDGMVALKKGWHPITIKFHEATGGSELTVWYKAPNRKKQVLKGSVIGK, translated from the coding sequence ATGAAAAAAAGTTATTTAAGGGTATTACTTGGTTTAGTTTTATGTTTTTCTTGTGCTAAACAAACAAAAACCTTTACAAAAGAAGAAATTTCTATGGTTCCTAAACCTACAAAATTGGTTTTAGGCGAACAATCTTTTTCCTTTTCTAAAAATACGACGATCTCTATTAGTGATGACACTCAAAAAATGGCAGCAAATTATCTGTCAGATTTATTTAAAAAAGCGGTCTCTTATAATTTTGAAATAGCAACTTCCAATAACGCATCCATTCAATTTTTAAAAGCTGAAAACTTAAAACCTGAAGGGTATCAATTGGAAGTGACTCCACAAAAAATTATTATTAAAGCAAGCGGTGCTGCAGGTTATTTTTATGGTGTTCAAACTTTACGGCAATTGTTGCCTCCAGAAATAGAAAAATCTGCAAATACGCAAACCAATAATTGGTTAGTGCCTTGTGTGAAAATAGAAGATAGTCCAAGGTTTTCATGGCGAGGAATGCATATGGATTTTAGCAGACATTTTTTTAGCATAAATGAGGTTAAAACCTTTTTAGACTATATGGCAATGTATAAGTTAAATACATATCATATGCATTTAACAGACGATCAAGGGTGGCGTGTTGAAATCAAAAAATATCCTTTACTTACAGAAAAAGGGGCGTGGCGTGTTGAAAGTAAGCAGGACAGAGAATGTAAAGAGTTGGCAAAAACCGATCCTTCTTATATTATTGATGAGCAACATTATCACGAGCGCGATGGCAGAAAAATGTACGGAGGTTTCTTTACACAAGAACAAATTAAAGATATAGTAGCCTATGCTGCCGACAGGCATATTGAAGTGATTCCAGAAATAGATATGCCAGGGCATTTTAAATCTGCAATAGACAATTATCCGTTTTTATCCTGTACAAATGAAGCTGGTTGGGGTGAGCTTTTTTCCAGACCAGCCTGCTTAGGAAAAAAAGCATCTTATGAGTTTGTTAAAGATATATTAGGTGAGATAGCTGATTTGTTTCCTTCTAAATATATACATATTGGCGGAGACGAAGTGAATATTCAATCATGGAAAGAATGTTCACATTGTCAAAAAGCAATTAAAGATAATCATTTAAAAGATGAACATGAATTACAATCGTTTTTTAATAGAGATGTTGAGAAATTTTTAAATTCAAAAGGAAAAAAACTTATTGGTTGGGACGAAATTGTTGAAGGCGGTTTGAGCGAAAATGCGACTATGATGTGGTGGCGTAATTGGGCGCCAAAAATGCGAAATATTGCAGCAGAAAATGGGAATGATATCATTATTACGCCAGATTTTGAATATTATTTTGATTTTAAAAACGAGGCGACACCTTTAGAAAAAGTATACAACTATGAACCTATTCCGGTTAATTTTACAGAAGCTCAGGCCAAACATATACTAGGTGTTCAAGCCAATTTGTGGTCAGAAACAATACCAAACTTTAAACGATTACAATATCAGGCGTTTCCGAGAATGTTAGCTTTAGCAGAAACGGGATGGACTTCAAAAGAAGATAAAAATCTTGAAGATTTTCAAGAACGTATGAGTATGCAATATAAACGATTTGATGCTTTAAACATTCAGTATTATATTCCATCTGTGGTAGGGTTGAAAAATAAAGTGGCCTTTTTGGACAAAGCAACTGTTGCATTAAAAACGCCTCTAGAAAACATGGATATCTATTATACTTTAGATGGAAGTACACCATCAAAGGCGTCAACAAAATACACAACTCCTATAGAATTTTTAGAAACAGCAACGTTAAATACCATTGCATATAGAGGCGATATTGCAAGTGAAATAAAATCTGCTTTAGTAGAAAAACAAACTTATATAGAACCAGTAAGTGTTACTCCAAATAATGGAGGTTTAAATCGTTGGCTGGGCATTAAAAAGTTTAATATAGTTGAAGCTGTTGAACTTCCGAAAAAACCTAAATGGGAAACTGTAAATCAAATTGATGCCGTTGGATATGAAAATGACGATCATGTTTCTATGGTTTTTAAAGGTTATTTTAATGCCGAAGCGGATGGTTTATATGAGTTTGCTACAAAATCAGACGATGGTAGTTTGCTTTTTATAGGCACTAAATTAGTGGTTGATAATGGTGGAAATCATTCTGCTATTTTAAGAGACGGTATGGTTGCTTTAAAAAAAGGATGGCATCCTATTACTATTAAGTTTCATGAAGCTACTGGTGGTAGTGAGTTAACAGTTTGGTATAAAGCACCTAATAGAAAAAAACAAGTCTTAAAAGGAAGCGTAATTGGTAAATGA